In a genomic window of Wyeomyia smithii strain HCP4-BCI-WySm-NY-G18 chromosome 1, ASM2978416v1, whole genome shotgun sequence:
- the LOC129733939 gene encoding acyl-CoA Delta-9 desaturase-like, translating into MGADFQQKLLPCSKTTELIDATMAAMAATKNSPPSSTCSTLPTLSQLHDELSSSDSTLDAKQFQKALSNCSDLAHDAEVDKKLREIGSNTPLLPSEIGTDFNFKREIVWKNVIGFAALHICGWIGLHLAFWQYCDWRTTLYTAWLMYMSGQGVTMGAHRLWAHKAFKAKLWLRILLLWLHTLAGQNCLYVWVRDHRQHHKFSDTDADPHNANRGFFFSHVGWLLSRKHPKVIEYGKKIDMSDLEADPWIVFQKDHYKVLYTIFALFGPTAIPVIFWGENPWYALFVAFFLRTVLSLNATWSVNSAAHMFGIRSYDKTIWPVESMFVSFMTVGEGWHNYHHAFPWDYRASEYGTPLNLTGTLIDLLAKYGQIWDRKTATKNMVKNRVLRTGDRSHHTYGTDEGRLAFTTLFGIWRHPLNPTYNSIHTPKPKIIQSDGYALGEEELKKSEMDDEVLQREAEELLRRQQEEERQKTEANMIYNRLSQYIKEGSSSQENGGKSQLNFDGNENVIKQKLK; encoded by the exons ATGGGAGCCGATTTCCAGCAGAAGTTGCTTCCCTGCTCGAAAACAACCGAACTGATCGACGCGACGATGGCGGCGATGGCGGCGACCAAAAACAGCCCGCCATCATCGACCTGCAGCACTCTCCCCACGCTAAGCCAGCTCCACGACGAGCTCTCGAGCTCGGACTCTACGCTGGATGCAAAACAGTTCCAGAAAGCCCTCTCCAATTGTAGCGACCTGGCGCACGATGCGGAAGTGGACAAGAAGCTTAGGGAAATCGGTTCAAATACGCCCCTGCTGCCATCCGAAATTGGAACGGATTTTAACTTTAAGCGGGAAATCGTGTGGAAGAATGTGATAGGATTTGCGGCCCTGCATATATGCGGCTGGATCGGGTTACATTTGGCCTTCTGGCAGTACTGCGATTGGCGAACCACCCTCTACA CTGCATGGTTGATGTACATGTCTGGTCAGGGAGTCACAATGGGAGCCCACAGGTTATGGGCCCACAAAGCATTCAAAGCGAAGCTTTGGCTAAGGATTCTACTTCTGTGGCTGCACACGCTAGCCGGTCAGAATTGCCTCTACGTGTGGGTTCGCGACCATCGTCAGCATCATAAGTTCTCCGACACGGACGCAGATCCCCACAACGCAAACCGTGGATTCTTTTTCTCCCACGTGGGTTGGCTGTTATCCCGTAAACACCCTAAG GTCATCGAGTATGGCAAAAAAATCGACATGTCCGACCTGGAAGCGGATCCGTGGATCGTCTTTCAAAAGGA TCACTACAAGGTACTCTACACCATCTTTGCCCTGTTCGGACCGACCGCCATTCCTGTGATTTTCTGGGGTGAAAATCCCTGGTACGCCCTGTTCGTGGCGTTCTTCCTACGCACTGTACTCAGCCTGAACGCCACCTGGTCTGTGAACAGTGCCGCCCACATGTTTGGAATTCGTTCTTACGACAA GACAATCTGGCCGGTGGAGAGCATGTTCGTATCGTTTATGACGGTTGGTGAAGGCTGGCACAATTATCATCATGCATTTCCCTGGGATTATCGCGCATCCGAGTACGGAACTCCACTGAACCTGACCGGAACACTGATCGATTTGCTGGCAAAGTACGGCCAGATCTGGGATCGCAAAACTGCCACAAAGAACATG GTCAAAAACCGTGTTCTTCGTACGGGAGACAGATCGCATCACACCTACGGAACTGATGAGGGACGTCTAGCATTCACAACTCTGTTCGGTATCTGGCGACATCCGCTCAATCCAACGTATAACTCGATACATACGCCGAAACCAAAGATCATCCAGAGCGATGGTTACGCTCTAGGCGAGGAGGAGCTGAAAAAGTCGGAGATGGATGACGAAGTTCTACAACGGGAAGCAGAGGAACTGCTACGCCGCCAGCAGGAGGAAGAACGCCAGAAGACTGAAGCGAACATGATCTACAACCGATTGTCCCAGTACATCAAGGAAGGATCGTCCAGTCAGGAGAACGGAGGCAAAAGCCAGCTCAACTTCGACGGCAATGAGAATGTGATAAAACAAAAGCTAAAGTAG